The following is a genomic window from Thermostichus vulcanus str. 'Rupite'.
CCCGAATGCCCCGTTCCTTAGCCTCGATGGAGGCGTTGACATAGTTGACCCGCTCCCGCAAAGCAAGGGTGAGCAACCCCTTCAGCGCCGCGACGATAATCGGCTGGCCATCTTTTTCTGCTAGATCCCCCTGCAGGCGAATCTCCAGCTGGCTGACCCGATCCCCCGCCAACTGCCCAACCAAATTGCCCAAGGTTTCCGCCAAGTCCAGGTAGGGCTTGAGGTTTTGCAGCACTTCTGCTTGCAAACCGGGGATATTCACAGCCGAACGCGCTGGTAACCCCAACAACACATCCCGGATTTGTTCGGCCACATCGATGGCTACATTCACCTGGGCTTCTTCGGTGGAGGCTCCTAGGTGGGGGGTGAGTAACACTTCCTTACCCAAAGTAAAGAGGGGCGACTCTTCGAGAGGTTCGGAGGCAAATACATCTAAGGCTGCCCCGGCAATTTGACCGGAGACAATGGCTTCGTACAGGGCTTGCTCGTCGATTAACCCACCACGGGCACAGTTGATCAAGCGAGCGGTTGGCTTCATCAGGCTGAAGGTTTCGGCATTGAAGAGGTGGGTGGTCTCGGGGGTTTTGGGAATGTGCAGAGTGATGTAGTCCGATTCTTGCACCAAGGTTTTGAAATCCACCAGGCGTACCCCCAGTTGCTCCGCTCGCTCCATGGCGAGGTAGGGGTCAAAAGCCAGCAACTTCATGCCCATGGCTTTGGCAATCTGGGCTACGTGGGATCCAATGCGGCCCAGCCCAACAATCCCCAGCGTTTTTTTATAAACTTCCACCCCGACAAACTCTTGCCGCTTCCACAAACCGGATTTCAGCGAAGCATTGGCATCCGGTATGTGGCGAGAGAGGGCCATCATCAGGGCGATAGCATGTTCGGCAGCCGCAATGGTATTGCCTTCCGGAGAGTTTACGACGAGGATCCCGGCCTTAGTAGCTGCAGGCACGTCAATGTTGTCTACCCCCACCCCAGCCCGACCAATGATTTTTAAGCGGGTGCCTGCCTCGATCACTTCCCGCGTGACCCGCGTACCGGAGCGCACCATGATGGCATCGTAGTTGGGAATGGCCGCAATCAACTGCTCGGGGGTGAGTTGCGTTTGCACCTCCACCTGGGCCACCTGGGAGAGAATATCAATTCCAGCCTGATCGATGGGATCCGTGACGATAACTTTGGGCATGAGCAACGCTAGCCTAATGGAATATGGAATGCAGAAAAAAGGGTCAATGAAGGTAACCCAGCAGCCTTAGTTGAGGTGGATCCCACCCACAACCAGCGCAGCACACTTTAATTTACCGCGAAATTGACTAGGCTCCAGTCGATGAAAGTTCCCCAGCTAGGTTCGGGCGCGATTTCCAGGATCCTCTTGAGCCACCGATCCAGCCTCCTGCTTTTGGGGTAACGGGTTGCGTGAGTGAATAAACAGGAGAGGATCCCTCCAGCCTATTGGGATCCCACCGCAGCCAGATATTTCCCGTCAATCAAAAAGATGCCATTGGCAAACTGTACACTGTAGGTGCCCAGTGGCCGTCGTTGTAACACTACCCCTTGTTCATGGAGTTGGATCAGATTGGCCGAACGCAGCATCGGCATCGGGTCAGCCGTTTTCAGAAACGGGGGCATCTCCACCACCTGTACGGTTGCCCCCACTGGAAGCAATCTTTGCACC
Proteins encoded in this region:
- a CDS encoding DUF3148 domain-containing protein; its protein translation is MTEVQRLLPVGATVQVVEMPPFLKTADPMPMLRSANLIQLHEQGVVLQRRPLGTYSVQFANGIFLIDGKYLAAVGSQ
- the serA gene encoding phosphoglycerate dehydrogenase, whose protein sequence is MPKVIVTDPIDQAGIDILSQVAQVEVQTQLTPEQLIAAIPNYDAIMVRSGTRVTREVIEAGTRLKIIGRAGVGVDNIDVPAATKAGILVVNSPEGNTIAAAEHAIALMMALSRHIPDANASLKSGLWKRQEFVGVEVYKKTLGIVGLGRIGSHVAQIAKAMGMKLLAFDPYLAMERAEQLGVRLVDFKTLVQESDYITLHIPKTPETTHLFNAETFSLMKPTARLINCARGGLIDEQALYEAIVSGQIAGAALDVFASEPLEESPLFTLGKEVLLTPHLGASTEEAQVNVAIDVAEQIRDVLLGLPARSAVNIPGLQAEVLQNLKPYLDLAETLGNLVGQLAGDRVSQLEIRLQGDLAEKDGQPIIVAALKGLLTLALRERVNYVNASIEAKERGIRVVETRDPALKDYSGSLMLTAHGPNGIRSVSGALIGEREVRVTQIDEFPINVPPSANMLMTLHRDMPGIIGRIGTLLGAYNVNIASMQVGRKLIRGEAVMVLSLDDPLPDGIIEEVLKQPGIRDAFVVNL